The genomic DNA TCATGAAAATGTCTGagagcattgctctgttttgtcttcAAAAGCACTAGTGTTAGTACCTTCACTTAATTCATGAGTTAAATATGATCTAGTGATTCGAGTTAATAAAACACCTGACAACAAACAAACTTCATTGTTTGCAGCAAGCTTATTTCAAATGTGCATATGAGTGCtttgacagaagaagaaagcaagagGAGATAAGTAACTGCGTCGAGCACTGCAGTGTTCCCGTTGTCAAATCTCAACAGCATTTCGAAAACGAAATGGCTCAGTTTCAGGTATCCCTGCAGAAAGATGACACGAAATGTTTGCTGCGTATAAAGATGGATTGATAGAGCTGATCTTTTTTGAATTGAATGGGATGTTGTTATAGGAAAGACTGAACAGATCACTGATGGTGTGTCAAGACAAATTTGAGACTACAAAGCTCCAGAAGATCAGGCCTGAAGCTGTTAGCGAGATGGAGAGTTGCGTCCTCAAATCCATTGAGGAAAATCTCAATACATTACCGCATATTGTGCAGAGAATGAAGACAGCATTTAACATGACTTAACTTAAAATCTCAAATCCTTCAAACAGAACGTGACTGGCCCATTGTTTGAATGTTGCAGTCTTTTTATCTACGACctttgttgtcttttttattttataaacttgtTTTACTTGTTGTTATGTAAAAGGCTACATTAGGTTTAATAAATTTGGCTACTGGACTGAAAACTGTCTTTTGTttgctcttcttcgtctcccCCAGGTGAAACCTAAAAACCTTATGTAAACGCTCCTGTGTTTGTAATTGAGATAGAATCGTAGAGCAAACGTAGCCGCAAATAAAATGTTCTCTCCACTCTCTGGTAAACAAAAACTCTAGAAGTTTGTTTTCCATTTGGTATGGGGTTTTCATATAATCTTCTAGAATTACGGTAGATTTTAGTGGAATTGAATTAGAAATAACCAATAGGAAAACAAGATACATAtgaatttaaacaaagaaaataaaaagtatttggAATAGatattatctaaaatatatagagattatCTTAACAGTAAGAAAAAGACTTAATAGAGAGATTTATATACACCTACGTCTGTGTGAGACAATCAGAATCCTAtcctatataagtaaa from Camelina sativa cultivar DH55 chromosome 7, Cs, whole genome shotgun sequence includes the following:
- the LOC104700294 gene encoding protein FAM136A; protein product: MDHIAAAEEQIVTERLTRKLEEVNAAAQTQLSPIQDHINFTLQQAYFKCAYECFDRRRKQEEISNCVEHCSVPVVKSQQHFENEMAQFQERLNRSLMVCQDKFETTKLQKIRPEAVSEMESCVLKSIEENLNTLPHIVQRMKTAFNMT